From Hydrogenobacter sp.:
GCATCTACGAAAAAGTCTCCGGGAACGTTGCAAGGAAGCCTCTTTTTTATATCAGCCATATTTTAATAATCTTTATCACGGTTATGTTTAGAATATGCGAAGTGTCATAAAGTCTTAAATTCGTAATCGCAATACTCCCTTATAGGACATACACCGCAGAGTGGCTTTAAGGGTTTGCACAAGGTTTGACCAAAAGCTACGAGCAATTTATTAAACTCTATCCAGTATTCTTTTGGCAGTATTTCCATGAGTTTTAGTTCTGTTTCCTCGGGTCTTTTTGTTTTCACAAGACACCACCTGTTAGTAATTCTATGAACGTGCGTATCCACACATATAGCAGGTATTTGGTATCCTTCCGAGAGAACTAAATTTGCCACTTTTCTTCCTACTCCCTTCAACTTAAGTAGATCTTCTAACCTATCTGGAACACGTGAGTTATACTTCTGTTTAAGCTCTTTGGCTATCTCCTTTAAAAATCGTGCTTTACTTCTGTAAAAGCCTGCTGGGTAAAGCAGTCCTGAAAGTTCTTCCTCACTTATACTGTAGAGGTCATCTACCGTTTTTACCCTCTCAAGAAGCTTTTTACAAACTAAGGTTGTAGTTTCATCTTTTGTTCTTGTGGATACCAAAGCGCATACGAGTACCCTGAAGGGATTGCCTGTCTTTTGTGCTATCAAACTTACTACCGGTGCGTTCCATTTGGGAAACTCACTTCTGAGTATGCGTATAACCTTATCCACATCTTCTCTTCTCATGGTATAATTTTATGTCAAAGGCCCGGTAGCTCAGTTGGTAGAGCACCCGGC
This genomic window contains:
- the nth gene encoding endonuclease III; translated protein: MRREDVDKVIRILRSEFPKWNAPVVSLIAQKTGNPFRVLVCALVSTRTKDETTTLVCKKLLERVKTVDDLYSISEEELSGLLYPAGFYRSKARFLKEIAKELKQKYNSRVPDRLEDLLKLKGVGRKVANLVLSEGYQIPAICVDTHVHRITNRWCLVKTKRPEETELKLMEILPKEYWIEFNKLLVAFGQTLCKPLKPLCGVCPIREYCDYEFKTL